DNA from Ruficoccus amylovorans:
GGGCGCTCGTGTACTGGTTTCTTTATGACCCCGAGGTCGAGCGCGACTGGCGCCGGTTGAAACCGGCCCTGGAGGCGATGCCTGTCCTCGCAGCCGGGGCGGCGCTTACGGTGGCGCTGGTGCGTGAGGGGCAGCTAGATCTTTTGTTCGGCCTGTGGATGACCCTCTACGGCCTGGTTAACTTCACCTCCCGCCGAATTCTCCCGCGCAACATTGTCTGGGTCGGCGCGTACTACCTGCTGGCCGGGGCCGTGTGCCTGCTGCACCCCGCCATCGGCTTCCATCAACCGCTGGTGATGGGGGGCGTATTTTTCGTGGGCGAGTGGTTCGGCGGGCTTGTCCTGCATTTCGACGAACGCACCAACAGCGTGTGGGCTTTCTTTGGCCTGCCCAATCCCCCTCAACGTCACGATGGCTAGATCCACCAATCCGATCGACAATCTCGAGCGCAGCATGCACGAGCCCAAGCGGCTCGCGATCCTCTCTACCGTGGCCTCAGAGCCCGAGGGCGTGAGCTTCGCCGAACTCAAGGAGAGCTGCGAACTGACGGACGGTAACCTCAACCGTCACCTCAAGGTGTTGGAAGAGGAGAGTATCGTGCGCTTGAAAAAAATCACCGGCGAGGGGCGGGCGCGTACCATGGTCATCATGACTGCTGCCGGGCGAAAAAAATTCATCGCCTATCTGGACTCGCTGGAAGCCGCGCTGGTGCAGGCGGCCCAGTCGGCGGGAAGGCCGGTTAACCTGGGACATGTTTCCGGGGCGAATCCCCGGCCTGCGTAAAGAAGCTGTGTACCGTGCGTGTGTACGATCACGCACGTCTTTAACCCTGGAAGCCGTACTCGTCGAGCATGTCCGAGACGAGGTCGCGTAGGGGCGGCTTTTCCGCCAGGGAGGGGAGGCTCTCCACGCTGCATCCGAGGTAACCGAGCATGGTGCTGAACGCGCCCGTGCGCTGGTTCTGCTCCAGCCAATCATAGAAGTATTCCAGCGCCTCGACCCATTCGCCCAGATCGTAGGGGGAGTCGTTGACCTGCTCGGCCAGCCGGGTGAAGCCGTTGGCGTCATCCGGGTTTTCCTTGGCGTGCTGGTCGAGGGCCTCGACCAGCATGGCAAACTGCCGGGGGCTTTCGCAGGCTTCGGCCAGTTGGCGGAAGGAACGCTCGCCAAGGCGGGCTTCGTCCTGGAGGCTGCGGCCTTCGGAAAGGGCGTCGAGCCACTGCATGTAGGCGTGGCCGGTGGCGTTGGCGCGGGCTTGAGCCAGGTTTTTCATAAGCGGGTGGAGAGGGCTTGTCTGCGTCGCGGGTGCGGTGCTAGGGTTTAGCGCAAGAAAGATTGGCCTCGACTATAGACGCTCGCGGGCGACTTTCAAACCCACAAACGCCCTAACTTTGAATTCGTTTCCCCCCTATGATTAAACCCGGCGATAAACTCGACACCGACCTCGAACTCCAGGCCGTTATCAATGGCGAGACCCGTGCCTGCAAGCTCTCGGACCTGCTCAAACGGCGGACGATCATCTCTATCTACATGAAAAACAACACCGGCGGCTGCGACCTGCAAACGCACGCGCTGGCACAGACGGTGGAGGACTTCGACCAGCTAGGCTGGGACATCATCGCGGTGAGCAAGGATACCTGCGGTTCGCATCAGAAATACGCGCAGAAGCAGGGAATCGGTTTCGCCCTTGTATCCGATCCTGAATACAAAATCGCCACAGCGGCGGATGCGCTGGTCGAGAAGTCGATGTACGGGCGCAAGTTCACTGGCCCGGCCCGCTGCGCGCTGCTCGTGGAAGCGGACGGCACCGTGCTGGGCGTGATCGAAAAGATCAACACCAAGGCTCACGCCGAGGAGTTGAAGGCGCTCATCGCGCGGATCGGGTAGGGCTACTGCGCCAGCACGTAGTCGAGCCACTTGGCCATCTCTTCGACAGGGCGGCCCTTACGGGCGGCGTAGTCCGCGAGTTGGTCGCGGCCGATAGGGCCGGCGTTGAAGTAGCGGGCCTGCGGGTGCGAGAAGTACAGGCCGCTGACCGAACTGGGCGGGTTCATGGCCTTGTTTTCGGTGAGCTGGATGCCGGTGCGGACCTCGGCGTCGAGGAGTTCCCAGAGGGTGTCCTTCTCCGTGTGATCGGGGCAGGAGGGATAACCGGCGGCGGGGCGAATGCCCCGGTATT
Protein-coding regions in this window:
- a CDS encoding transcriptional regulator, whose protein sequence is MARSTNPIDNLERSMHEPKRLAILSTVASEPEGVSFAELKESCELTDGNLNRHLKVLEEESIVRLKKITGEGRARTMVIMTAAGRKKFIAYLDSLEAALVQAAQSAGRPVNLGHVSGANPRPA
- a CDS encoding peroxiredoxin — translated: MIKPGDKLDTDLELQAVINGETRACKLSDLLKRRTIISIYMKNNTGGCDLQTHALAQTVEDFDQLGWDIIAVSKDTCGSHQKYAQKQGIGFALVSDPEYKIATAADALVEKSMYGRKFTGPARCALLVEADGTVLGVIEKINTKAHAEELKALIARIG